Sequence from the Streptomyces sp. R33 genome:
GCGGCCCGGCCGTCATGGAAGTCGCACACGCCCTGTTCCACGCCGACAGCGCCCACGTCCTCGACCACATCCAGAACACCGAGCCCCCCATGGGCCGCCGCGAACTGTCCGTCCTCTTGCTCTGCGCACTGTTCCGGGCCGCAAGACAGGAGTGGTTCGAACAGGGCGACGTCTGGGACAAGGTCTCTCGCCTGCGGCCTCTTCCGGTGGACGTGACGACCACCCAGCTCGCCGAACTCAGCCACGGTCTCCGCACGCTGATGAACGCCGATCCCTCCCCCCTCCTCGCCCCCGGCGGCGCGCTGGAAGCCGTCGCCCCGTGGCTGGACGCCTTCGAGACCACAGGACGCGCCCTCGGGGAGGCGGCAACAGCCGGGACCCTCGAACGCGGACTACGGCAGGTTCTCGCGCACCATGTGATCTTCCACTGGAACCGCTTCGGGCTCACCCCTCGCACCCAGGCCCTCATCGCCCATGCCGCCACGCGCACCGTGCTAAACCCCGCCTCCGCCCTCAGCGGTGGGAGTCGGTGAATTCGGGCGGGAAAGCCGCGAAGCGACCAGGAACGGGAGCAGTCACTCAGCGAGAGCGGCAGTCCGTGCCGGTCGGTGATCAACTGGATGTTCGATCCCAGCGTGCCACGGTCGGTCGGATTCGGTCCGTCGGAGGCCCCTTTTTCCCCGAGTTATCGAAGACGGTCATCCGCGCGCGCCGCGGCCAGTACCGGACCCTGCTGCCCTCCGCCAGAGGCGAGGCAGAGCACGTCGCGACCGGCGATCTCCGGCGGGAACCAGGTCGGGTTGATCGGCTCGTCCCGATCAGGACGATGGACCGCTGGCCGACCCGCGCCTTCGCGATCGCCTCGGGCCCGACCGGGCGCGACCACTCGTTGCCCTCCTCCACCTCGCGGTCCCAGGCCAGGCGGTTGTGCGCGACGGGGTCGACGGGAGTTTGGCTCATGCGGCGCTGAACCGGGGTCGGTCTCCGACAGGTCATGCCACAGGACTTTCCCGCCGTAGCCGGACTCAGGCCGAGCGCGGACGCGGCCCGGACCGGTGTGGGGGCGGCCCGGTACTGCTACCGCCAGAGCGCTCTGGTCCCCGGGCCTCGCCCGCGCATGCCCTATCGGCGCGGACTGTGCCCGACCATAGCCGCAGCCGGCCGGCGCCCCGCATCACCAGCACAGCTTTCGGCACCCTGTGTGACATCGAACGGTGCGCGTTGGCGCCCGAAGCCGACACCTCCACTCCCCCTGCCCTTCGTACGCCGGGCCGCGGTCCGGGGCAGGCGTCGCGGGTGTCGTAGCGGTCAGGGCAGAGCTCGTAGGCACACCCCGGTTTCAGGTCACCGATTCGGCCCAGTGCCCGTAACGGCCAGGCGGCCCGGGCGGTTGTGGGGTGCGTCGCCCGAGCTGGATTCCACCGGCAAGCCGTGAGTCTTCAAGGAGAATTTCGATCGTCGACGCGATCCGCTACGTCGTCGATTCGATACCGGCTGCAAGTGGAGGGCTCTCTCAGCTGACTTCCCGCCCTGGCGCACGGTCTGGGGGTTTATGGCCCGCTGGACCGCCGTCGGCGTCGTCGGGCAGATCCGCGACCACCTGGGCGGACGCATCCGTCGCGACATGGGCAAGGCCCAAGAGCGGTCGCCACGGTGATCGACTCCCAGAGCGTGAAGGCCGCAGAGACCGTCGGCAAGGATTCACGCGGCTATGACGCCGCGAAGAAGATCAACGGCAGGAAGCGGCACATCGTCGTCGACACCCGAGGGCTCCCTCTGCTGGTCATGGTCACCCCCGCCGACATGCCCGCCCGCGACGCGGCCAAGGAAGTCTTCTTCCGGCTCCGCCTCCTGCACCCCGAGATCACCATCGTCTGGGCCGACTCCGCCTACGCCGGCCAGCTCGTCGAAGGGCCAAGAAGGACCTGCGGCTCACCGTCAAAACGGTCAGCCGGCCCAAGGACGCTTCCGGATTCGTAGTCCTGCCATGCAGCTGGGTTGTCGAGCGGACGCTGGCCTGGCTGATGCACGCCCGCCGACACGCACGCGACTACGAACGGCTCGTCCAGCACGCCGAAGCCTTGATCACGTGGGCCGCCATCACCCTGATGACCAGGCGGCTGGCCCGTGCGGGTGTCTCGACTGACAGGTGGACGAGGACGTCCCGGCCGGTTGCCTGAGCTGGAATCCCTACGCGGCACCGCTGCCGCCAGGCCGAGCGTCCCTACGACCAGAACTCGTCGTATGTTGCCTGGTCGGCCCAGAGCTCCCACCCTTCGACGATCCTGCCGTCGCTGATGTGGAAGACAATGACGTAGTCCATGTCGAGCTGCTTGCCCTCGCGCGACGCTGTGGCATGGAGCAGGGCGACTGTATGGGCATCGTTGGCGAGAACGTCGTGGAGCTGAGGGCGGTAGGTGCCACCCGAAATCCCGAAGTCCCGAGCGAACATCTCGAATGTGGCTTCGCGGCCGTGAAAGTCCCCCGACAGTGGCCCCTGCCCCCCGTTGTGCCAGACGACCTCGGGGTGGAAAACCTCCGCCAGCACTTCCATGTCGCCTGATGAGAAAGCCTCCATAGCGCGCCGGAACACACCGATGTGCGGGTGGTCGGTCATCGCTTCCTTCCTTTCCGGCTGGAACCCCGCCCCAAGCCAACCAGCAGCGTGATGAGCGCACTGGCTGGGCCAGCGACGCCACCTGATCGGATGCGCCCCCAAGCAGATGGCGACCAGGGCAGTTGACTGGTACACAACGCCGCCATCAGATGGGGCTCTTGCGTCTGCGACGGCCAAAGCCGCTGACTGTTGGTTTGCCC
This genomic interval carries:
- a CDS encoding thiopeptide-type bacteriocin biosynthesis protein, producing the protein MNILYPSLQTEDAVLAVLAGQPVPDVAARTGIAPEELGDAVALYRAAGRDALAGQAARLDWYQVRIEFPDWSRCEDTAAPLARRLANAKAAGLIGAWWFVRKAPHWRLRALPGPHGPDRLRHVLAGILNALVKHRTITSWWQTVYEPEIPALGGPAVMEVAHALFHADSAHVLDHIQNTEPPMGRRELSVLLLCALFRAARQEWFEQGDVWDKVSRLRPLPVDVTTTQLAELSHGLRTLMNADPSPLLAPGGALEAVAPWLDAFETTGRALGEAATAGTLERGLRQVLAHHVIFHWNRFGLTPRTQALIAHAATRTVLNPASALSGGSR
- a CDS encoding nuclear transport factor 2 family protein; translated protein: MTDHPHIGVFRRAMEAFSSGDMEVLAEVFHPEVVWHNGGQGPLSGDFHGREATFEMFARDFGISGGTYRPQLHDVLANDAHTVALLHATASREGKQLDMDYVIVFHISDGRIVEGWELWADQATYDEFWS